One region of Primulina huaijiensis isolate GDHJ02 unplaced genomic scaffold, ASM1229523v2 scaffold24871, whole genome shotgun sequence genomic DNA includes:
- the LOC140967336 gene encoding zinc finger protein GAI-ASSOCIATED FACTOR 1-like, giving the protein MSNITGDEGSFSSGEVQQSHELKLVQHNQSLAPATTNSSNGSTSTAKKKRNLPGTPDPTAEVVALSPTTLMATNRFVCEICNKGFQRDQNLQLHRRGHNLPWKLKQRTTTEARKRVYICPEPSCVHNNPNRALGDLTGIKKHYSRKHGEKKWKCDKCSKKYAVQSDWKAHQKTCGTREYKCDCGTIFSRRDSFITHRAFCDALAEENSKVMTHGLMSPNLQAQMPELLSTMPINANSNISMEFNNPLKSLQQELVPIPFKPMNIGAAGAMFSSSSGNLFGSPRSMPSTSSGLQLSSNSSPSGYNYHHDNKNLGQISGSGSHMSATALLQKAAQMGATASNSINSPMMQKSFVSSMSGPDQISSARPITNIHYDNFQPQNEQQPSALIMNSGFATQLFENCGGGAGGSAMNDMVMYGGMLIGSDHNSVAAAGFLKNLVEIQENSDQSCAGIQQGRHNNNVMARNLTRLGGGNDMTTVDFLGVGGSRAQNNLHDQRMDVEAMNQQRIQAMHNPFHQQISHGDSDVEKPLYNTF; this is encoded by the exons atgtCAAATATTACAGGTGATGAAGGGAGTTTCTCTTCTGGAGAAGTTCAGCAGAGCCATGAACTGAAGCTGGTGCAACACAACCAGTCGCTTGCGCCTGCGACCACGAACAGCAGCAATGGCTCCACCTCAACTGCCAAGAAGAAACGAAATCTACCAGGAACTCCAG ATCCCACAGCTGAAGTTGTTGCTTTATCACCAACCACCCTTATGGCAACAAACAGATTTGTGTGTGAAATATGTAACAAAGGGTTTCAAAGGGATCAAAATCTGCAATTACACAGAAGAGGTCACAATCTTCCATGGAAGCTTAAGCAGAGAACCACGACCGAAGCGCGAAAACGCGTTTACATCTGCCCCGAACCGTCCTGTGTGCACAATAATCCGAATCGAGCTTTAGGCGATCTAACCGGGATCAAGAAACATTACAGCAGGAAACATGGAGAGAAGAAGTGGAAATGTGACAAATGCTCCAAGAAATATGCAGTTCAATCTGATTGGAAAGCTCATCAAAAGACTTGTGGCACTAGGGAGTATAAGTGTGACTGTGGAACCATTTTCTCGAG GAGAGACAGCTTCATAACTCACCGGGCATTTTGTGATGCATTGGCTGAAGAAAACAGCAAAGTAATGACCCATGGCCTGATGAGCCCGAATTTGCAAGCCCAAATGCCCGAGTTATTGTCCACTATGCCTATAAACGCCAACTCCAACATATCAATGGAATTCAACAACCCTTTAAAATCACTCCAACAAGAGCTAGTCCCGATCCCTTTCAAGCCGATGAACATCGGTGCCGCAGGCGCCATGTTCTCGAGCAGTTCGGGTAATCTCTTCGGCAGCCCAAGAAGCATGCCTTCAACTTCATCCGGCCTTCAACTCAGCTCAAACTCGTCCCCGTCAGGCTACAACTATCACCATGATAACAAGAACCTGGGCCAAATTTCGGGATCTGGCTCCCATATGTCTGCCACGGCTCTGCTGCAGAAAGCAGCCCAAATGGGGGCCACGGCAAGCAATAGTATCAACTCCCCTATGATGCAGAAGAGCTTTGTCAGCAGCATGTCCGGCCCCGACCAGATATCCAGTGCTAGACCCATTACTAATATCCATTACGACAACTTTCAACCTCAAAACGAACAACAACCTTCAGCATTGATTATGAATAGTGGATTTGCCACCCAACTGTTTGAGAACTGCGGAGGCGGAGCTGGTGGCTCCGCCATGAATGATATGGTGATGTACGGCGGAATGCTTATTGGGAGCGACCATAACTCAGTGGCGGCTGCCGGATTCCTGAAAAATTTAGTAGAGATACAAGAAAATAGCGATCAAAGCTGTGCTGGTATTCAACAGGGAAGACATAACAATAATGTCATGGCGAGAAATCTTACAAGACTGGGAGGGGGAAATGATATGACGACCGTTGATTTCTTGGGGGTTGGGGGATCAAGGGCACAGAATAATCTGCATGACCAGAGAATGGACGTGGAAGCCATGAATCAGCAGAGAATTCAAGCTATGCATAACCCTTTCCATCAACAGATCTCACATGGAGATTCTGATGTAGAAAAGCCGTTGTACAATACGTTCTGA